In Desulfotignum phosphitoxidans DSM 13687, a single window of DNA contains:
- a CDS encoding ATP-binding protein: MAQTEKILTRKALLKNLDSFQEFITDCARQYLLPEDRILKLQLASEEALMNIFSYAYPDDAPGDVTVRCFHQKAGELLISFEDSGEAFDVLCVDDPDTTLSLEDRDVGGLGIFFMKQMTDAVWYARKENKNILTFRLSLS, encoded by the coding sequence ATGGCACAGACTGAAAAAATCCTGACCCGGAAGGCGTTGCTCAAAAACCTGGACTCGTTTCAGGAATTTATCACCGACTGCGCCCGGCAGTATCTGCTACCTGAAGACCGGATTCTCAAACTCCAGCTGGCATCAGAAGAAGCATTGATGAACATATTCAGCTATGCGTATCCGGATGATGCGCCCGGGGATGTCACGGTGCGCTGTTTTCACCAGAAAGCCGGTGAACTGCTGATCTCTTTTGAAGACAGTGGAGAAGCCTTTGACGTCCTCTGTGTTGACGACCCGGACACGACCCTGTCCCTGGAAGACCGAGACGTGGGAGGCCTGGGCATCTTTTTCATGAAACAGATGACTGACGCGGTCTGGTATGCCCGGAAAGAGAACAAAAACATTCTCACCTTCCGCTTGTCCCTTTCGTGA
- a CDS encoding STAS domain-containing protein: MQIQETMQNNTCVVCVTGRLDATTAPELDQAVTQIIEQGKHKMVFDLTHLEYVSSAGLRIFLVVAKKLKGLNGELSLAGLQGNIKEVLEISGFPSILPCYDSMDDLPA; this comes from the coding sequence ATGCAAATACAAGAAACAATGCAGAACAACACCTGTGTGGTGTGCGTGACCGGGCGGCTGGATGCCACAACAGCCCCGGAACTGGATCAGGCGGTGACGCAGATCATCGAGCAGGGCAAACACAAAATGGTGTTCGATCTGACCCATCTGGAATATGTGTCCAGTGCCGGGTTGCGGATATTTCTGGTGGTGGCCAAAAAATTGAAAGGCTTGAACGGCGAGTTGAGCCTGGCCGGACTTCAGGGCAACATCAAGGAAGTGCTTGAGATTTCAGGCTTTCCGTCCATTTTACCCTGCTACGACAGCATGGACGACCTGCCGGCCTGA
- a CDS encoding mechanosensitive ion channel family protein — MEDQLSRFQHLGQLMQSNGLDMISSLLILIIGLISTKWVVKKIRILLNRFIKNTPTVSVAANSTGVVLLGLVITASAMGMGANPGPLVTLMMIIVLVAIGVILVFRPLIPTLPFKVGNYVKVGTLLGKVEATTVLNTRLRTFDGKTFFVPNRQILDDIVINYHYTKTRRVKIDVTIRYDQDLIKAKQVLEAVMIEDARVLPKPNPQVYVLELGANGVRLGGRCWVNNLKFWVTKCDLLEKTKLRFDRENIEFAHHQLDINYKRIQEETAEDMIEPMPGE, encoded by the coding sequence ATGGAGGATCAGCTTTCCAGATTCCAACACCTGGGTCAACTCATGCAAAGTAACGGGTTGGATATGATTTCATCCCTGTTAATTTTGATTATCGGCTTGATCTCTACCAAATGGGTCGTAAAAAAAATACGTATCCTGTTAAATAGATTCATCAAAAACACCCCTACGGTCTCCGTTGCAGCCAATTCAACGGGAGTGGTGCTTCTGGGATTGGTGATCACTGCGTCCGCCATGGGGATGGGCGCCAACCCCGGCCCGCTGGTGACCCTGATGATGATTATCGTTTTGGTTGCCATCGGCGTTATCCTTGTTTTCCGTCCTTTGATTCCCACCTTGCCCTTTAAAGTGGGCAATTATGTTAAAGTTGGCACTCTTTTGGGAAAAGTGGAGGCCACTACAGTATTGAATACACGACTCCGCACGTTTGACGGAAAAACATTTTTTGTCCCGAATCGCCAGATTTTAGATGATATTGTCATCAATTATCATTATACAAAAACCCGGCGGGTGAAAATTGATGTCACCATACGGTATGATCAGGATCTCATCAAAGCCAAACAGGTGCTTGAAGCAGTGATGATTGAAGATGCCCGGGTGCTGCCCAAACCCAACCCACAGGTTTATGTGCTGGAACTGGGTGCCAACGGCGTCCGGCTGGGGGGACGTTGCTGGGTAAACAACCTCAAATTCTGGGTGACAAAATGCGACCTGCTTGAAAAAACCAAACTGCGTTTTGACCGGGAAAATATTGAATTCGCCCACCATCAGCTGGATATCAATTACAAGCGGATCCAGGAAGAAACTGCCGAAGATATGATCGAACCAATGCCGGGAGAATAA
- a CDS encoding LOG family protein, producing the protein MQIFQIISPDGYISDMHDSEESTGILSARFHFPLVSDYIRSAIKEGKPYLFTGRSGNAQIGIKTDLAEGAEPVVEESDIYVQGRLQNLNPLLGNALDLFKKGDEIGRLAVMDPELRIKDVRHYLHKRLFVGKKTGKGFYEGFEIRQEIDPHTGQACDYIAMELEPYQYCFEPHAITSAGINAVIKKGRSALNTIRSRMALDIDNTMLSPNDLFVGAIKISLGDIYGIIDAVTDPETAKIEHLPARVLDPFRTFRDRQVELYNFGTEAVALTDIRIRIRFFRAKNPLTVPLEKVKVKEGYRLSDLLTNAEIANLFAAMDETALGMILNKANFIPIPKALDPLGQAQLEIIRNAILASTFRKNMPRVTEKGNGKFKNTLEKLSVLGGVNSRVFIGRDFPDMDVVDALRTSGLRTFLIQRDNPSFADEYVKKMIRLTHSEQAACEFLRYDPDIDKLYTFYHGCFMEPDDRDRFDRVRYWFAFYGSHTSEADNRLTIDLINQLAPKLGYEMGIVHGGGPGLMKEANDLARQHNLMSVGIAIDLEGENQASLTTCDGLIKYNEGLRLARQDHIQKLSNLPVVNTGGYGSAEELAITITSMKLHENPLAPIILLDPDNLWDHALKQTLKIAEKKYGPEFMPRLVHSCNTARDAADILLEFLENPDAWYKKSQIPSENVERARSKTGRIRQAALGQAVVETFERPNFRLTS; encoded by the coding sequence ATGCAGATATTTCAGATTATCAGCCCGGACGGATATATTTCCGATATGCATGACTCAGAGGAAAGCACCGGGATCCTGTCGGCCCGGTTTCATTTCCCCCTGGTATCCGATTATATCCGGTCCGCCATCAAGGAAGGCAAACCCTATTTGTTCACCGGCCGGAGCGGCAACGCCCAGATCGGTATCAAAACCGACCTGGCCGAAGGGGCTGAACCGGTAGTGGAAGAATCAGATATCTATGTGCAGGGCCGGCTTCAAAATCTGAACCCGTTGCTGGGCAATGCCCTGGATCTGTTTAAGAAAGGGGATGAGATCGGACGTCTGGCTGTCATGGATCCGGAGCTGAGAATTAAGGATGTGCGCCATTATCTGCACAAGCGGCTGTTTGTGGGAAAAAAGACCGGCAAAGGGTTTTATGAAGGGTTTGAGATTCGTCAGGAAATCGATCCGCACACCGGTCAAGCCTGTGATTATATCGCCATGGAGCTGGAGCCGTATCAATACTGCTTTGAACCCCATGCCATCACCTCGGCCGGCATCAACGCAGTGATCAAAAAAGGGCGCAGTGCCCTGAATACGATCCGGTCCCGCATGGCCCTGGATATTGACAATACAATGCTTTCTCCCAATGACCTGTTTGTGGGGGCCATTAAAATTTCTTTGGGTGATATCTACGGCATCATCGATGCGGTCACGGATCCGGAAACAGCAAAAATCGAGCATCTGCCGGCCCGGGTCCTGGATCCGTTCAGAACCTTCAGGGACCGCCAGGTGGAACTGTACAATTTCGGCACGGAAGCCGTTGCCCTGACCGATATCCGGATCCGGATCCGGTTTTTCCGGGCCAAAAACCCATTGACCGTGCCCCTGGAAAAAGTCAAGGTCAAGGAAGGATATCGTCTTAGTGATCTGCTCACCAATGCGGAGATCGCCAATCTGTTTGCCGCCATGGATGAGACGGCCCTGGGAATGATTTTGAACAAAGCCAATTTCATCCCGATTCCCAAAGCCCTGGATCCTTTGGGCCAGGCACAGCTGGAGATTATCCGTAACGCGATTCTGGCCTCCACGTTTCGTAAAAATATGCCCCGGGTAACGGAAAAAGGAAACGGAAAATTCAAAAATACGCTGGAAAAACTGTCCGTGCTGGGCGGGGTGAATTCCCGGGTGTTCATCGGCCGGGATTTTCCGGACATGGATGTGGTGGATGCCTTGAGAACCAGTGGATTACGCACGTTTCTCATTCAAAGGGACAACCCGTCCTTTGCGGATGAGTATGTCAAAAAAATGATCCGGCTGACCCATTCTGAACAGGCCGCTTGCGAATTCCTGCGGTATGATCCGGACATTGACAAACTTTATACCTTTTACCACGGCTGTTTCATGGAGCCGGACGATCGGGACCGGTTTGACCGGGTCCGCTACTGGTTCGCTTTTTACGGGTCCCACACCAGTGAAGCGGACAACCGGCTGACCATCGATTTGATCAATCAGCTGGCCCCGAAACTGGGATATGAAATGGGCATTGTTCACGGCGGAGGACCCGGACTCATGAAAGAGGCCAATGACCTGGCCCGGCAGCACAATCTCATGAGCGTGGGCATTGCCATTGATCTGGAAGGAGAGAATCAGGCATCTTTAACCACCTGTGACGGATTGATCAAATACAATGAAGGACTGCGCCTGGCAAGACAGGACCATATCCAGAAGCTGAGCAACCTGCCGGTGGTCAATACCGGAGGGTACGGCAGTGCGGAAGAACTGGCCATCACCATTACCTCCATGAAACTGCATGAAAATCCGCTGGCTCCCATTATTCTTTTGGATCCGGACAATCTCTGGGACCATGCCCTGAAACAGACCCTGAAGATCGCTGAAAAAAAATACGGCCCTGAGTTCATGCCCCGGCTGGTTCACTCATGCAATACGGCCCGGGATGCGGCTGATATCCTGCTGGAATTTCTGGAAAACCCGGACGCGTGGTACAAGAAGAGCCAGATCCCTTCAGAAAATGTGGAAAGAGCCCGGTCTAAAACCGGCCGGATCCGTCAGGCCGCGCTGGGCCAGGCGGTGGTGGAGACCTTTGAGCGGCCCAATTTCCGGCTTACATCGTAA
- a CDS encoding acyl-CoA thioesterase — MDTQIKVRGYHTDLYQHVNNARYLEFLEEARWQLLEDHMDLESFMRGGYLFFVVNINISYRSPARVGDTVTVRSGLKKIGNKSAVIRQQIINKATGTMCVDADVTFVIADTGGRPLKLEADLKDKVMQIPLFEE, encoded by the coding sequence ATGGATACCCAGATAAAAGTCAGAGGATATCACACCGATTTATACCAGCACGTCAACAATGCCAGATATCTGGAATTTCTGGAGGAAGCCCGGTGGCAGCTGTTGGAAGACCACATGGATCTGGAGTCTTTCATGCGGGGGGGATATTTATTTTTTGTCGTCAACATCAATATTTCCTACCGCAGCCCGGCCCGGGTGGGAGACACCGTTACAGTTCGGTCCGGGCTCAAAAAAATCGGCAACAAAAGTGCCGTCATCAGACAGCAGATAATAAACAAGGCCACCGGCACCATGTGTGTGGATGCGGATGTCACCTTTGTCATCGCCGACACCGGGGGCCGACCGTTGAAACTGGAAGCAGATCTCAAGGATAAAGTGATGCAGATCCCTTTGTTTGAAGAATGA
- a CDS encoding acetate--CoA ligase family protein, whose amino-acid sequence MGLQPELRIDFDAITELFTEAEQQGRNVLFEYETYRMLADSGAETPPSFNFIVKGSQPSNEVIDAMPGDKVVLKIVSPGIIHKTEADGVRIVEKKPEKIRSAIRRMMYEVPDALCDLIERQKIHSPGAYSGLTGDALKDAVVQDICGVLIVQFMPPDSESFGNELIVGIRYTREFGMVISAGLGGTDTELYAERFRTGQAIVTASTAMTDGDTFFGFFKKTISYKKLAGLTRGQRRIVTDEQLIECFSSFIAMANYYSPNNSQTPYVIDELEINPFAFTDYLMVPLDGMCRFSRSVSLPVQRPFHKVGHLLHPVKIGIIGVSTQRVNFGRLILNNILANGYNPEDICIVKPGLDMFEGILCVPDLASLDMKLDLFVVAVNAQQVPDLVDEIIFHDAANAVMLIPGGMGETAESEDRARQLVHKISEAHLKEGGGPVFLGANCLGVVSHPGKYDTLFIPEVKLPKRRGDHKRNTAFVSQSGAFMITRLSKCPEIDPAYMISVGNQNDLTLGDIVKYLKDDPDITVIAVYAEGFKDLDGLEFSRAVREAVQNGKEVIFYKAGRTPEGKTATSGHTASLAGDYMVCESCVRQAGGMIARTFPQFENLIMLSQRLHDKQIHGTRLAAVSGAGFEAVGMADNIRSDEYSLQMAGFTDDTTRKLSKFLAVKRLDSLVEVKNPLDINPAADDETHVTVVRYLAEDPNVDAVVVGLDPLSPAMRTLAECKAKKYNMDDKESIALQMPKLASELSKPVIGVVDGGYLYEPLVNKLLSQGMTVFRSSDRAIHSLAIYIEGRLYAAQIR is encoded by the coding sequence ATGGGATTACAACCAGAGCTTCGGATTGATTTTGACGCGATCACGGAGCTTTTCACAGAGGCTGAACAGCAGGGCCGCAACGTGCTGTTTGAATATGAAACATATCGAATGCTGGCAGATTCAGGGGCGGAAACACCTCCGTCATTCAATTTCATTGTAAAAGGCAGTCAGCCGTCCAATGAAGTGATTGATGCCATGCCCGGTGACAAAGTGGTTTTGAAAATCGTTTCTCCGGGGATTATCCATAAAACCGAGGCCGACGGGGTCAGGATTGTCGAGAAAAAACCGGAAAAAATTCGATCGGCCATACGGCGAATGATGTATGAGGTACCGGATGCCCTGTGTGACTTGATTGAACGCCAAAAAATTCATTCTCCTGGGGCATACAGCGGTTTAACGGGAGACGCTTTGAAAGATGCCGTTGTTCAGGACATCTGCGGTGTGCTGATCGTTCAGTTCATGCCGCCGGATTCTGAATCCTTCGGCAATGAATTGATCGTCGGGATCCGCTACACCCGGGAATTCGGCATGGTGATCAGTGCAGGGCTCGGTGGAACGGATACGGAACTGTATGCCGAACGATTCAGAACAGGTCAGGCCATTGTAACGGCATCCACGGCCATGACCGACGGAGACACTTTTTTCGGATTTTTCAAAAAAACCATCAGTTACAAAAAACTGGCCGGCCTGACACGGGGACAGCGGCGGATTGTTACGGATGAACAGTTGATCGAATGTTTCAGCTCTTTTATCGCCATGGCAAATTATTATTCACCGAACAATTCTCAGACTCCCTATGTCATCGATGAACTGGAAATCAACCCCTTTGCTTTTACGGACTACCTGATGGTGCCCCTGGATGGTATGTGCCGTTTTTCCAGATCGGTTTCACTGCCGGTTCAACGACCATTTCATAAAGTGGGTCATCTGCTTCATCCGGTCAAGATCGGCATCATCGGCGTTTCCACGCAAAGAGTGAATTTCGGCAGACTTATTTTAAACAATATCTTGGCCAATGGATATAACCCTGAAGATATCTGTATCGTCAAACCTGGCCTGGATATGTTTGAAGGAATTTTATGTGTGCCGGATCTGGCATCCCTTGATATGAAACTGGATTTGTTTGTTGTGGCGGTGAATGCACAGCAGGTTCCGGATCTGGTGGATGAGATTATTTTTCATGATGCAGCCAACGCGGTTATGTTGATTCCGGGGGGGATGGGAGAAACGGCTGAAAGTGAAGACCGCGCCCGGCAGCTGGTGCACAAAATCAGTGAAGCCCATTTGAAAGAAGGCGGGGGGCCGGTGTTTCTGGGTGCCAATTGCCTGGGGGTGGTTTCCCATCCCGGAAAATATGATACCCTGTTTATTCCTGAGGTCAAACTGCCTAAAAGGCGTGGCGATCACAAACGGAACACCGCCTTTGTCAGCCAGAGCGGTGCGTTTATGATTACCCGACTGAGCAAATGTCCGGAGATCGATCCGGCCTATATGATATCCGTGGGAAACCAGAATGATTTAACTTTGGGGGATATTGTCAAATACCTCAAGGATGATCCGGATATCACGGTCATCGCTGTCTACGCCGAAGGCTTCAAAGATCTGGACGGTCTGGAATTCAGCCGGGCCGTCCGGGAGGCGGTGCAAAACGGCAAAGAGGTGATTTTCTATAAAGCCGGGCGCACCCCTGAAGGCAAAACCGCGACATCCGGTCATACCGCTTCTCTGGCAGGCGATTATATGGTATGTGAATCCTGCGTGCGGCAGGCAGGGGGGATGATTGCCCGCACGTTTCCCCAGTTTGAGAATCTGATCATGCTGTCACAGCGGCTGCATGATAAACAGATCCATGGAACCCGCCTGGCGGCGGTCAGCGGGGCCGGATTTGAAGCCGTGGGCATGGCGGATAACATCCGGTCTGATGAGTATTCCCTCCAGATGGCCGGGTTTACGGATGATACAACCCGTAAACTCAGCAAATTTCTGGCTGTCAAACGCCTGGACAGTCTGGTGGAAGTCAAGAATCCGCTGGATATCAATCCCGCGGCAGATGATGAAACCCATGTCACGGTCGTCAGATATCTGGCTGAAGATCCCAATGTCGATGCCGTCGTCGTTGGGCTGGATCCGTTGTCTCCGGCCATGAGGACCCTTGCCGAATGCAAGGCCAAAAAATATAATATGGATGACAAGGAAAGTATTGCACTGCAAATGCCGAAACTGGCATCTGAGCTGAGCAAACCGGTGATTGGCGTCGTGGATGGCGGGTACCTGTATGAACCGCTGGTGAATAAACTGCTCTCCCAGGGCATGACAGTGTTTCGATCATCGGATCGGGCCATACACTCTTTGGCGATATATATCGAGGGCCGGCTGTATGCGGCACAAATTCGTTGA